A single genomic interval of Lewinellaceae bacterium harbors:
- a CDS encoding DUF1501 domain-containing protein: MKRRKFLKATGTAMSLPIFLNGFRLSAMPRRALFSTMNADNDRVLVIIQLNGGNDGLNMLIPLDQYDNLANARLNIIIPEVEILNMTDTLGFHPQMTGMLDLYNNAKLNIIQSVGYPEQNRSHFRSTDIWTSGSPAEESWTTGWLGRYFESGHGEFPEGYPNEEYPHPFAITMGSIVSETCQGTAANFSMTLNDPFSLAPLTQGAPGDVPETPYGEELEFLRTTIAQSNAYAESITDAAESGTNQVDYPEGNRLGEQLKNVALLISGGLQTKVYVVSIGGFDTHANQVEAGKPLVGEHSTLLQSLSEAIAAFQADLQAQSLEQRVVGMTFSEFGRQIRSNDSYGTDHGSAAPLMVFGPCVKPGVLGDNPEIPVQVDAQEGVPMQFDFRDVYGSVLMDWFEVQEEEVRNLLHPDFQYLPVLQPCSAVNAEEALNFEQEIEASSFPNPFRDWATIRFRSEGEQVRLSIFNSLGNEIRVLANRRLPAGQHEVKFDAHGLPAGNYYFRLQLDGRQKTKQMLKV; this comes from the coding sequence ATGAAAAGAAGAAAATTCCTGAAAGCTACCGGAACGGCCATGAGCCTTCCCATTTTCCTGAACGGCTTCCGCCTTTCGGCCATGCCCCGCCGGGCTCTATTCAGCACCATGAACGCAGACAACGACCGGGTGCTGGTCATCATACAACTCAACGGCGGCAACGACGGGCTGAACATGCTCATCCCGCTCGACCAGTACGACAACCTGGCCAATGCTCGCCTGAATATCATCATTCCGGAAGTCGAAATCCTGAATATGACCGATACGCTGGGCTTCCACCCCCAAATGACCGGTATGCTCGACCTGTACAACAACGCCAAACTCAATATCATACAAAGCGTGGGATACCCCGAGCAGAACCGCTCCCACTTTCGCTCGACCGATATCTGGACCAGCGGTTCGCCGGCTGAGGAGAGCTGGACGACCGGGTGGCTGGGCCGCTATTTTGAAAGCGGCCACGGCGAGTTCCCGGAGGGTTACCCCAATGAGGAGTATCCCCACCCCTTTGCCATTACCATGGGCAGCATCGTCTCGGAGACCTGCCAGGGAACGGCCGCCAACTTTAGCATGACCCTCAACGACCCCTTCTCTCTGGCCCCGCTGACCCAGGGCGCGCCGGGAGACGTGCCGGAAACGCCCTACGGAGAAGAGCTGGAGTTCCTCCGCACCACCATCGCTCAGTCGAACGCCTATGCGGAAAGCATCACCGATGCCGCAGAGAGCGGAACCAACCAGGTCGATTATCCGGAAGGCAACCGCCTGGGCGAGCAGCTGAAAAACGTAGCCCTGTTGATCTCCGGAGGCTTGCAAACCAAAGTCTATGTAGTCAGCATCGGCGGTTTTGACACCCACGCCAACCAGGTCGAAGCCGGCAAACCCCTGGTGGGAGAACACTCCACCCTGCTTCAAAGCCTGTCGGAGGCCATCGCCGCTTTTCAGGCCGACCTTCAGGCGCAAAGCCTGGAGCAGCGGGTAGTGGGCATGACCTTCTCCGAATTCGGCCGGCAAATCCGCTCGAATGACAGCTACGGGACCGACCACGGCTCGGCGGCGCCGCTCATGGTATTCGGCCCCTGCGTCAAGCCCGGCGTGCTCGGAGACAATCCCGAGATACCAGTCCAGGTTGACGCTCAGGAGGGCGTGCCCATGCAGTTTGACTTCCGGGATGTCTATGGCTCGGTGTTGATGGATTGGTTTGAAGTGCAGGAAGAGGAGGTGCGCAATTTGCTGCATCCCGATTTTCAATATCTGCCGGTTTTACAACCGTGCAGCGCCGTCAATGCCGAAGAAGCCCTGAATTTCGAGCAGGAAATTGAGGCAAGCAGTTTTCCCAACCCGTTCCGGGATTGGGCTACGATCCGCTTCCGCAGCGAAGGCGAACAGGTAAGGCTGAGCATTTTCAACAGCCTGGGCAATGAAATCAGGGTTCTGGCTAACCGGCGGCTGCCGGCGGGGCAGCACGAGGTGAAATTCGACGCTCATGGCCTTCCGGCGGGCAATTATTACTTCCGGCTGCAGTTGGATGGGCGGCAGAAGACAAAGCAGATGTTGAAGGTGTAG
- a CDS encoding glycoside hydrolase family 65 protein produces MKEYLKHDEWSIIEEGFHGEHNRISESVFSIGNGRFGQRANFEEDFSGESLLGNYVAGIYYPDKTRVGWWKIGYPEYFAKVLNAANWIGIKVEFDGEALDLAECKVDEFRRELNMQEGYLERSFTATMVSGKKVKVQTRRFCSIVDDEVGAIRYAITPLDFSGTLSLTPYIDADVANEDSNYDEKFWVEADKKVKRRTGYVLAETKKTEFQVCTGMKFAIFQDGEELDFNSFRIQKEKYVGCTVDLPCEEGREITVYKYAANVSSLNYEKEELMAQCKKAVKRAFDKGFDQLMAEQAQAWKNKWEEADIRIEGDVAAQQGIRFNIFQLYQTYTGEDDRLNIGPKGFTGEKYGGSTYWDTEAYCFPFYLATADQHVARNLLIYRYRHLQKAIENAKKLGFKDGAALYPMVTMNGEECHNEWEITFEEIHRNGAIAYAIYDYVRYTGEKEYLAEYGLEVLIGIARFWAQRVHFSKRRGMYVMHGVTGPNEYENNINNNWYTNYLARWCLQYALEAVEYVEKNAPGKYGELEERLKFYKHTETKKWEEIAGNFYLPYDEELDIIVQHDGFLDKDLLTTADLKKSDRPLNQNWSWDRILRSVFIKQADVLQGIYFFENDFDEDTVRRNFDFYEPRTVHESSLSPCVHVILAAKLGKEEKAYEMYLRTARLDLDDYNNDTEDGCHTTSMAGTWMAFVKGFGGMRVFDDKVQFSPFIPSKWKAYSFKIRFRGSYLEVKASQHKSTIINHSDNALAIKVYGEDKHLPANGSIEVEH; encoded by the coding sequence ATGAAAGAGTACCTCAAGCACGACGAATGGAGTATCATCGAGGAAGGATTCCATGGGGAACACAACCGCATATCAGAAAGCGTGTTTAGCATAGGCAATGGCCGGTTCGGGCAACGAGCCAACTTTGAGGAAGATTTTTCCGGAGAAAGCCTTTTGGGCAATTACGTCGCGGGAATTTATTACCCCGACAAAACGAGAGTGGGCTGGTGGAAGATCGGATACCCGGAGTACTTTGCCAAGGTGCTCAATGCGGCCAACTGGATCGGCATTAAAGTGGAGTTCGACGGGGAGGCGCTCGACCTGGCCGAATGCAAAGTGGATGAATTTCGCCGGGAGCTCAATATGCAGGAAGGATACCTGGAGCGCAGCTTTACCGCCACCATGGTCAGCGGGAAAAAAGTCAAAGTGCAAACCCGCCGCTTTTGCAGCATCGTGGATGACGAAGTGGGCGCCATCCGCTACGCCATTACTCCCCTGGATTTCTCCGGCACGCTCAGCCTTACCCCTTACATTGATGCCGATGTGGCCAACGAGGATTCCAATTACGATGAGAAATTCTGGGTGGAGGCCGACAAAAAGGTGAAGCGGCGCACAGGGTACGTGCTGGCGGAAACCAAGAAAACCGAATTTCAGGTTTGCACCGGAATGAAATTCGCCATTTTCCAGGACGGAGAGGAACTAGATTTCAATTCCTTCCGCATTCAAAAGGAAAAATACGTGGGTTGTACAGTCGACCTGCCCTGCGAAGAAGGGCGTGAGATCACGGTCTATAAATATGCGGCTAATGTTTCTTCCCTCAATTACGAAAAGGAAGAACTCATGGCACAGTGCAAGAAAGCGGTGAAACGGGCTTTCGACAAAGGCTTCGATCAGCTGATGGCCGAACAGGCCCAAGCCTGGAAGAACAAATGGGAAGAAGCGGACATCCGCATCGAAGGGGATGTTGCCGCCCAGCAGGGGATACGCTTCAATATCTTCCAGCTGTATCAGACGTACACCGGCGAAGACGACCGACTCAACATCGGCCCCAAAGGGTTTACCGGCGAAAAATACGGAGGCAGCACGTACTGGGATACCGAAGCGTACTGCTTTCCTTTTTACCTGGCCACCGCCGACCAGCACGTCGCCCGCAATTTGCTCATTTACCGCTACCGCCACCTGCAAAAAGCCATCGAAAATGCCAAAAAGCTGGGCTTTAAAGACGGTGCCGCCCTCTATCCCATGGTGACGATGAACGGAGAGGAATGCCACAACGAATGGGAGATTACCTTCGAGGAGATTCACCGCAACGGAGCGATTGCTTACGCCATTTACGACTATGTGCGTTATACTGGCGAAAAAGAATATCTGGCAGAATATGGATTGGAAGTCCTCATTGGCATCGCCCGGTTCTGGGCTCAGCGCGTCCATTTCTCAAAGCGCCGGGGAATGTACGTCATGCACGGCGTCACCGGGCCCAACGAATATGAGAACAACATCAACAACAACTGGTACACCAACTACCTGGCCCGCTGGTGCCTGCAGTACGCCCTGGAAGCCGTGGAATATGTGGAAAAAAACGCCCCTGGAAAATACGGGGAACTGGAAGAGCGGCTCAAATTCTACAAACATACGGAAACCAAAAAGTGGGAGGAGATCGCCGGCAATTTCTATTTGCCCTACGATGAGGAACTGGACATCATCGTCCAGCACGATGGCTTCCTGGATAAGGACTTGCTCACTACGGCCGACCTGAAAAAGAGCGACCGGCCGCTCAACCAAAACTGGTCCTGGGACCGCATCCTGCGCTCTGTTTTTATCAAGCAGGCCGATGTGCTTCAGGGGATATATTTCTTTGAGAACGATTTCGACGAAGATACGGTCCGCCGCAATTTCGATTTCTACGAGCCGCGCACCGTCCATGAATCTTCGCTGTCTCCCTGCGTCCACGTCATCCTGGCGGCAAAGCTGGGCAAGGAGGAAAAAGCCTACGAAATGTACCTGCGCACCGCCCGCCTCGACCTCGACGACTACAACAACGATACAGAGGATGGTTGCCATACCACCAGCATGGCGGGCACCTGGATGGCTTTTGTGAAAGGCTTCGGGGGAATGCGCGTTTTTGACGATAAAGTCCAGTTCAGCCCGTTCATCCCCAGCAAGTGGAAGGCCTATTCTTTCAAGATTCGTTTCCGGGGGAGCTACCTGGAGGTGAAGGCCAGCCAGCATAAGTCCACCATCATTAACCATAGCGACAATGCTTTAGCCATCAAAGTATACGGCGAAGATAAACACCTGCCTGCCAACGGCAGCATTGAAGTGGAGCATTGA
- the glpK gene encoding glycerol kinase GlpK gives MQTYILALDQGTTSSRAILFDREGNIKASEQQEFTQIYPKPGWVEHDPKEIWNTQLKVLQALLRKQKVPAGQVAAIGITNQRETAVVWNRKTGEPIHNAIVWQDRRTASICNQLKADGHEPYIRENTGLLADAYFSGTKVKWMLDNVPGAREQAEKGELCFGTIDSWLIWKLTGGKVHVTDYTNASRTLLYNIKKLEWDKRLLEILGVPAIMLPEVRRSSEVYGHTAPDLLGEAVPVAGIAGDQQAALFGQACHSPGMAKNTYGTGCFMLMTTGEEAVTSKSGLITTIASKLDGTPQYALEGSVFIAGAAIQWLRDGLKIIDDAPDSEYFAMKVPHTDGVYVVPAFAGLGAPYWDMYARGAILGLTRGTTKAHLIRATLESLAYQTRDVLDAMEKDSGLSLKTLRVDGGASANGLLMQFQADILGANVERPRIIETTALGAAYLAGLAVGYWKPEDITNKWQLDATFVPDMQEEERGSLYRGWQKAVKRAMDWEKEEE, from the coding sequence AATCTATCCCAAGCCGGGTTGGGTAGAACACGACCCTAAAGAGATTTGGAATACCCAACTCAAAGTCCTGCAGGCCCTTCTTAGGAAACAAAAGGTGCCCGCCGGGCAGGTGGCGGCTATCGGCATTACCAACCAAAGAGAAACGGCGGTGGTTTGGAACCGGAAGACCGGAGAGCCCATCCACAACGCCATCGTCTGGCAGGACCGCCGCACCGCTTCCATCTGCAACCAGCTAAAGGCCGACGGCCACGAGCCGTACATCCGGGAAAATACCGGCCTGCTGGCCGACGCCTATTTCTCCGGCACCAAAGTGAAATGGATGCTGGATAATGTGCCGGGCGCCCGCGAGCAGGCGGAAAAAGGCGAACTTTGTTTCGGCACGATAGATTCCTGGCTCATCTGGAAACTGACCGGTGGCAAGGTGCATGTCACCGACTATACCAATGCTTCGCGGACCCTGCTGTACAACATCAAAAAACTGGAATGGGACAAGCGCCTGCTGGAAATATTGGGCGTCCCGGCTATTATGCTGCCGGAGGTTCGCCGCTCCAGCGAGGTTTACGGCCATACCGCTCCGGATTTGCTGGGAGAAGCCGTGCCTGTTGCCGGCATCGCGGGCGACCAGCAGGCGGCCCTCTTCGGGCAGGCCTGCCACAGCCCGGGCATGGCTAAAAACACCTATGGCACCGGGTGTTTTATGCTGATGACGACCGGCGAGGAAGCCGTCACTTCCAAATCGGGCCTGATCACCACCATCGCCAGCAAGCTGGACGGGACGCCTCAGTATGCCCTGGAAGGCAGCGTCTTCATCGCCGGCGCCGCCATACAGTGGCTGCGCGATGGGCTAAAAATTATTGACGATGCGCCCGATTCGGAGTACTTTGCTATGAAAGTGCCCCATACCGATGGCGTTTATGTCGTGCCGGCCTTTGCCGGCCTGGGCGCTCCTTACTGGGATATGTACGCCCGGGGCGCTATCCTGGGCCTGACGCGCGGCACCACCAAAGCCCATCTCATCCGAGCTACGCTGGAGTCTCTGGCCTACCAGACCCGCGATGTGCTGGACGCTATGGAAAAGGATTCCGGGCTTTCGCTGAAAACCCTGCGCGTCGACGGCGGCGCTAGCGCCAACGGCTTGCTCATGCAATTCCAGGCGGATATCCTTGGCGCCAATGTGGAGCGGCCCCGCATCATTGAAACTACTGCTCTTGGCGCGGCTTACCTGGCAGGCCTGGCGGTGGGCTACTGGAAACCGGAAGATATTACAAATAAATGGCAACTGGATGCTACTTTTGTGCCGGATATGCAGGAGGAAGAACGGGGCAGCTTGTACCGGGGCTGGCAGAAAGCCGTCAAACGGGCGATGGACTGGGAAAAGGAAGAGGAGTAG
- the selD gene encoding selenide, water dikinase SelD — protein MVAEYKLTQYSHGAGCGCKIAPKVLDTILQHHAEQFHFPNLLVGNDKRDDAAVYDLGDGTAIVSTTDFFMPIVDSPEDFGRIASVNAISDIYAMGGTPLVAIAILGWPIDKIPPEVANRVIDGSRKACAEAGIPLAGGHSIDSPEPIFGLAVTGRVDKKHLKLNGGATPGCRLFLTKPIGVGILSTAQKKGKLLPEHANIARDSMVQLNKAGEAFGRLPYIKAMTDVTGFGLLGHLAEMCEASNVSAVVEFDKVPFLNLGILDFYLHENCIPGGTHRNWDSYGHKVAPLPDRQRFLLCDPQTSGGLLVAVKAEKEGEFRLEANKLGLIMEQMGYIKEQEDDLVRVM, from the coding sequence ATGGTTGCCGAATACAAACTGACTCAATATAGCCACGGTGCCGGATGCGGTTGCAAGATCGCTCCCAAAGTGCTGGATACGATCCTGCAGCACCATGCCGAACAGTTCCACTTCCCCAATCTGCTGGTGGGAAACGACAAACGGGATGACGCGGCAGTCTATGACCTGGGAGACGGAACTGCCATCGTAAGCACTACCGACTTTTTTATGCCCATCGTCGATAGCCCGGAAGATTTCGGGCGCATCGCCTCGGTTAACGCTATTAGCGATATTTACGCCATGGGCGGTACGCCGCTGGTGGCCATCGCCATCCTGGGCTGGCCCATCGATAAGATTCCGCCGGAAGTGGCCAACCGGGTGATCGACGGCAGCCGCAAGGCCTGCGCAGAGGCGGGCATACCCCTGGCCGGCGGCCACAGCATCGACAGCCCGGAGCCCATCTTCGGCCTGGCGGTGACCGGCAGGGTGGATAAAAAACACCTCAAACTGAACGGCGGCGCCACTCCGGGCTGCCGCCTGTTTCTCACCAAACCGATCGGCGTGGGCATCCTCAGCACGGCTCAGAAAAAGGGCAAGCTTTTGCCCGAACATGCCAACATCGCCCGCGACAGCATGGTGCAACTCAACAAGGCCGGCGAGGCCTTCGGCCGCCTGCCTTACATCAAAGCCATGACCGACGTAACCGGATTCGGCCTGCTCGGCCACCTCGCCGAGATGTGCGAGGCCAGCAACGTCAGCGCGGTGGTGGAATTCGACAAGGTGCCTTTCCTTAACCTCGGCATCCTGGATTTTTACCTCCATGAAAACTGCATCCCCGGCGGCACCCACCGCAACTGGGACAGCTACGGCCACAAGGTCGCCCCGCTGCCGGACCGGCAGCGATTTCTGCTCTGCGACCCGCAGACCAGCGGGGGGCTGCTGGTCGCCGTAAAGGCGGAAAAGGAAGGGGAGTTCAGGCTGGAAGCCAATAAGCTGGGATTGATTATGGAGCAGATGGGCTACATCAAAGAGCAGGAGGATGACTTGGTGCGCGTGATGTAA
- a CDS encoding DUF1800 domain-containing protein gives MDRRATIATLLGKRAAPAGATAAPLVNSGLEPYSGPWEYEQAAHLLRRSMFGPTYEQIKTAASLGLEATIEQLFSPLPLPQPPLNYFFQDDPLVPVGQTWVEAPYYDNVNARGYRRQSLRGWTMELLLDEGVSIREKLTLFWHNHFAVSDINDANFLYRHISLLRKYAWGNFRELVKEVTIDPTMLRFLNGNQNSKNAPNENFARELLELFTIGKGPLVDSGDYTNYTEDDIREMARVLTGWRDVGFFSTNPDISVGSVYLPFRHDTSSKQLSHRFDNIVIDNMEDQEYAHLIDVIFQKEEVARFICRKLYRWFIYYVIDDNAEENVIEPMAQLLINSDYEIRPALEALLSSAHFFDMLNVGPMIKNPLDFVMTAIKPFQVEFPQGLQPRYNGYLRLFSSTVLQQMEYYNPPQVAGWKAYYQQPGYYRTWINASTLPIRMLVTDTIAVNGFAAGDFRIRIEPLAFVETIDNPNDPNALIDEFVRILFPQPITDDQKAALKEVLIPGLPDFEWTVEYNLYLANPDDQELAEAVATKLRQLIQAMLSMPEFYLS, from the coding sequence ATGGACAGAAGAGCTACCATCGCCACCCTGCTCGGTAAGCGGGCGGCCCCTGCGGGCGCTACCGCAGCCCCTTTGGTCAATTCGGGGCTGGAGCCTTACAGCGGCCCCTGGGAGTACGAACAAGCGGCCCATTTGCTTCGGCGGTCGATGTTCGGCCCTACTTATGAGCAAATCAAAACTGCGGCAAGCCTGGGGCTGGAGGCCACCATTGAACAACTTTTCAGCCCCCTCCCCCTTCCGCAACCCCCCCTCAATTATTTTTTCCAGGACGACCCCCTGGTGCCAGTTGGGCAAACCTGGGTCGAGGCGCCTTACTACGACAACGTCAATGCCAGGGGATACCGAAGGCAGAGCCTCCGCGGCTGGACGATGGAACTGCTGCTCGACGAAGGCGTTTCTATTCGGGAAAAACTCACCCTTTTCTGGCACAACCATTTCGCAGTCAGCGATATAAACGACGCCAATTTTTTGTACCGGCACATCAGCCTGCTGCGGAAGTACGCCTGGGGCAATTTCCGGGAGTTGGTCAAAGAAGTAACGATCGACCCGACGATGCTGCGTTTTCTCAACGGCAACCAGAATTCCAAGAACGCGCCCAACGAAAATTTCGCGCGGGAATTGCTGGAACTCTTCACCATCGGCAAAGGGCCTTTGGTGGATTCCGGGGATTACACCAACTATACCGAAGACGATATCCGGGAGATGGCTAGAGTGCTGACCGGCTGGCGGGATGTGGGCTTCTTTTCCACCAACCCCGATATATCTGTAGGATCGGTTTACCTTCCATTCCGGCACGATACCAGTTCCAAGCAGCTTTCCCACCGGTTCGACAACATCGTCATCGACAATATGGAGGACCAGGAATACGCCCACCTGATCGATGTCATTTTCCAGAAAGAGGAGGTGGCTCGTTTCATCTGCCGCAAGCTCTACCGCTGGTTCATCTACTACGTCATCGATGACAACGCCGAGGAGAACGTCATCGAGCCTATGGCGCAGTTGCTGATCAACAGCGATTATGAGATCCGCCCCGCCCTGGAGGCCCTGCTGAGCAGCGCCCATTTCTTCGACATGCTCAACGTGGGCCCCATGATCAAAAACCCGCTGGATTTTGTCATGACGGCCATCAAACCTTTTCAGGTGGAGTTCCCACAGGGCCTGCAGCCCCGCTACAACGGCTATCTGCGCCTGTTCTCCAGCACCGTGCTCCAACAGATGGAGTATTACAACCCGCCTCAGGTTGCCGGCTGGAAGGCCTATTACCAGCAGCCGGGATATTACCGCACCTGGATCAATGCCAGCACCCTTCCCATTCGCATGCTGGTGACCGACACCATCGCCGTTAATGGCTTCGCCGCCGGCGACTTCCGCATCCGGATCGAGCCGCTTGCCTTTGTGGAAACCATTGACAACCCGAACGACCCCAACGCCCTCATCGACGAGTTTGTGCGCATCCTCTTCCCACAGCCCATCACCGACGATCAGAAGGCTGCCCTGAAAGAGGTGCTGATCCCCGGCCTGCCCGATTTTGAATGGACGGTGGAGTACAACCTCTACCTGGCCAACCCTGACGATCAGGAACTGGCGGAGGCCGTGGCCACCAAGCTGCGGCAGTTGATCCAGGCCATGCTGAGCATGCCGGAGTTTTACCTGAGTTGA
- the mnmH gene encoding tRNA 2-selenouridine(34) synthase MnmH codes for MTVSEALELEPGRVLFDVRTPAEYEKGHIPGALNLPLFSNEERAVVGTAYKQADPHQAFLQGLEYVGPKMRSFVEEARRKAPSGKVAVHCWRGGQRSSSMGWLLDLAGMDVQVLAGGYKAYRNYILEQFAACRPPLIIVGGPTGSGKTDILHALEKLGEQVIDLEGLAHHKGSAFGALGETEQPTVEQFENDLYEAFRALSHDRRIWLENESRPIGRVYIPDPLWRQMAQAPLLSVEVPLECRIERLVEVYAGYPVAELKESFGRIRQRLGGQHYKAAMEALDAGDFAAAARIALVYYDKAYHHHTLSKRTSSSIFNIPVENDSAEQTARRLVAFVEENDLWLPNTN; via the coding sequence ATAACGGTTAGCGAGGCGCTGGAGCTGGAGCCGGGGCGAGTGCTGTTCGATGTGCGCACGCCGGCGGAATACGAGAAGGGGCACATCCCCGGAGCGCTCAACCTGCCTCTTTTTTCCAATGAGGAGCGGGCGGTGGTAGGCACCGCCTACAAGCAGGCAGATCCCCATCAGGCTTTCCTTCAGGGGCTGGAGTACGTGGGCCCTAAGATGCGTTCGTTTGTAGAAGAAGCCAGGCGGAAGGCTCCTTCCGGCAAGGTGGCTGTCCATTGCTGGCGAGGCGGGCAGCGGAGCAGCAGCATGGGCTGGCTGCTCGATCTGGCGGGCATGGACGTACAGGTGCTGGCAGGAGGCTACAAGGCTTACCGGAATTACATCCTTGAACAATTTGCCGCCTGCCGCCCTCCGCTGATCATTGTGGGCGGGCCGACGGGCTCCGGCAAAACCGATATCCTTCACGCCCTGGAAAAGCTGGGCGAACAGGTGATCGACCTGGAAGGGCTGGCGCACCACAAAGGATCTGCCTTTGGGGCTTTGGGCGAAACGGAGCAGCCTACCGTTGAGCAATTTGAAAACGATCTCTATGAGGCTTTCCGGGCCTTGAGCCATGATCGCCGCATCTGGCTGGAAAATGAAAGCCGCCCCATCGGCAGGGTGTACATCCCCGATCCGCTTTGGCGGCAGATGGCCCAAGCGCCGCTGCTGAGCGTTGAAGTGCCCCTGGAATGCCGTATAGAACGCCTGGTTGAAGTATACGCTGGCTATCCGGTGGCAGAGTTGAAGGAATCTTTCGGCCGCATCCGGCAACGGCTGGGAGGCCAGCATTACAAGGCTGCTATGGAAGCCCTGGATGCCGGCGATTTTGCCGCCGCAGCCCGTATTGCGCTGGTTTACTACGACAAAGCTTACCACCACCACACGCTGAGCAAAAGGACGAGTTCCAGCATTTTTAATATTCCGGTAGAAAATGACAGCGCTGAGCAAACCGCCCGGCGCCTCGTTGCGTTCGTTGAAGAAAATGACTTATGGTTGCCGAATACAAACTGA
- the pgmB gene encoding beta-phosphoglucomutase yields the protein MIKACIFDLDGVIVDTAKYHFIAWRRLANSLGFDFTEEENEKLKGVSRVESLNLILHWGGIEKTEAEKAALAELKNSWYREYILKMDPSEILEGVLPFLDHLDEKGIRMAVGSSSKNAGTILDQVGLTHRFEAIIDGNKVSRSKPDPQVFEMGAEAMGLPPRECIVFEDAEKGVDAALAGGFFAVGVGSEDNLGHAHYVLPNFIGASLQNILDGIKAKTVQ from the coding sequence ATGATAAAAGCTTGTATTTTTGACCTTGATGGCGTAATCGTGGACACGGCGAAATACCACTTTATTGCCTGGCGGCGCCTGGCCAACAGCCTGGGGTTTGATTTCACCGAAGAAGAGAATGAAAAACTCAAAGGGGTGAGCCGCGTCGAGTCGCTCAATCTCATCCTGCATTGGGGAGGCATCGAAAAAACAGAGGCGGAAAAGGCAGCTCTGGCCGAACTGAAAAACAGCTGGTACCGGGAGTACATCCTGAAAATGGACCCCAGCGAGATTCTCGAAGGCGTCCTCCCTTTCCTGGATCACCTGGACGAGAAAGGCATCCGGATGGCGGTTGGTTCCAGCAGCAAGAATGCAGGGACTATCCTGGATCAGGTTGGCCTCACCCACCGCTTCGAGGCCATCATCGACGGCAACAAGGTCAGCAGAAGCAAGCCCGACCCCCAGGTTTTTGAGATGGGGGCGGAAGCCATGGGGTTGCCTCCCCGGGAATGCATCGTTTTTGAGGATGCGGAAAAAGGCGTCGACGCCGCCCTCGCCGGAGGCTTTTTTGCAGTGGGGGTGGGCAGTGAAGACAACCTGGGGCATGCTCACTATGTTTTGCCTAACTTCATCGGCGCCAGCCTGCAAAATATCCTGGACGGGATAAAAGCCAAAACCGTTCAGTAA